A genomic region of Sulfobacillus acidophilus DSM 10332 contains the following coding sequences:
- a CDS encoding Malate dehydrogenase (oxaloacetate-decarboxylating) (NADP(+)) (PFAM: Malic enzyme, NAD binding domain; Malic enzyme, N-terminal domain~COGs: COG0281 Malic enzyme~InterPro IPR012301:IPR012302~KEGG: bbe:BBR47_13780 NAD-dependent malic enzyme~PFAM: Malic enzyme, NAD-binding; Malic enzyme, N-terminal~PRIAM: Malate dehydrogenase (oxaloacetate-decarboxylating) (NADP(+))~SPTR: Probable NAD-dependent malic enzyme): protein MESRDRALKYHEEHRGKIQVISKVPVRNQDDLSLAYTPGVAEPCREIHRDVNLVNRYTNRGNTVAIVTDGSAVLGLGDIGPEAGLPVMEGKSILFKMFSGVDAIPLCVDTQDPDKIVELVKLLQPSFGGVNLEDVAAPRCFEIERRMKEELSIPVFNDDQHGTAVVVAGALINALRYVGKQLATVRIVFNGAGAAAIATAKLLFEMGAGDISLVDRAGLIYEGRPNDMNPYKEEMARITNRERRQGDLHEALRGADVFIGVSVAGALTMEMMRGMNPDAIVFALANPVPEIWPVHALEMGAKVVGTGRSDFPNQINNVLGFPGIFRGALDVGAREINTPMLVAAAEALAHLIKPEDLRDDYIIPNPMDRRVAPAVAEAVAKAARDTGVATIDVSPEWVGRHCRMLVDEVIGAEEKILEGDD from the coding sequence ATGGAGAGTCGCGACCGCGCCTTAAAATATCACGAGGAACACCGGGGGAAAATTCAAGTCATCTCCAAGGTGCCGGTACGGAATCAGGATGATTTGTCCCTGGCCTATACCCCAGGGGTGGCTGAGCCTTGCCGGGAAATTCACCGGGACGTCAATTTGGTGAATCGGTACACCAACCGTGGCAATACCGTAGCCATCGTCACCGACGGGTCAGCCGTCCTGGGCTTGGGCGACATCGGGCCGGAGGCCGGTCTGCCGGTTATGGAGGGCAAATCGATTTTGTTCAAAATGTTTAGCGGCGTTGATGCCATCCCGTTGTGCGTCGACACCCAAGATCCGGACAAAATCGTGGAACTGGTGAAATTGCTGCAACCCTCGTTTGGCGGAGTGAATCTGGAAGACGTGGCGGCTCCCCGATGCTTTGAAATTGAACGCCGGATGAAAGAAGAGCTCTCCATTCCGGTCTTCAACGATGATCAGCACGGGACGGCGGTGGTGGTGGCGGGTGCCTTAATCAACGCGCTGCGTTATGTGGGCAAACAACTGGCCACCGTACGCATTGTCTTCAACGGGGCCGGGGCTGCGGCCATCGCCACCGCCAAATTACTGTTTGAGATGGGGGCCGGCGATATTTCGTTAGTGGATCGGGCGGGATTGATTTATGAGGGCCGACCGAACGATATGAACCCGTACAAAGAGGAAATGGCGCGGATAACCAATCGTGAACGGCGGCAAGGGGACCTGCATGAGGCGCTACGCGGGGCCGATGTCTTTATTGGGGTATCGGTCGCGGGGGCGTTGACCATGGAGATGATGCGGGGCATGAATCCGGATGCGATTGTATTTGCCCTCGCCAATCCCGTACCGGAAATCTGGCCGGTCCACGCACTGGAAATGGGCGCCAAAGTGGTGGGTACCGGTCGGTCGGATTTTCCGAACCAGATTAATAACGTCTTAGGGTTTCCCGGTATTTTTCGGGGCGCGTTGGACGTGGGGGCACGCGAAATCAATACCCCCATGCTGGTCGCGGCGGCTGAAGCTTTAGCCCATCTGATAAAACCCGAGGATCTCCGCGACGACTATATTATTCCCAATCCGATGGATCGGCGGGTCGCGCCGGCGGTGGCCGAAGCCGTGGCAAAAGCCGCCAGGGACACGGGCGTAGCGACGATTGACGTGTCACCCGAGTGGGTAGGCCGCCATTGCCGCATGTTAGTCGACGAAGTCATCGGAGCCGAAGAAAAGATCCTGGAAGGGGACGACTAG
- a CDS encoding succinyl-CoA synthetase, beta subunit (PFAM: CoA-ligase; ATP-grasp domain~TIGRFAM: succinyl-CoA synthetase, beta subunit~COGs: COG0045 Succinyl-CoA synthetase beta subunit~InterPro IPR013650:IPR005811:IPR005809~KEGG: tmr:Tmar_1266 succinyl-CoA synthetase (ADP-forming) subunit beta~PFAM: ATP-grasp fold, succinyl-CoA synthetase-type; ATP-citrate lyase/succinyl-CoA ligase~PRIAM: Succinate--CoA ligase (ADP-forming)~SPTR: Succinyl-CoA synthetase (ADP-forming) beta subunit;~TIGRFAM: Succinyl-CoA synthetase, beta subunit), whose translation MKQYEYMAKLALKARGIPIPPGQVADTPEEARAAVEAIGPAALKAQVLVGGRGKAGGIRFAQTPQEAYDLARAMLGMDLKGYTVERLYVEGKLSIERELYISVTTDRNRKVPLVMASTAGGMEIEDVSDDLIVRQWVNPRVGVMPYFGRELAHKLGLEGTLAREFADLVVKLYQIYHQEDAELVEINPLAVVNGHLVAADARLNLDDSALYRHPEVTRVEEGSALEKKVHEIGLAYVELDGDIAIMANGAGMAMATVDAIQYFGGKPANFLDAGGGASVEPTAQALGVLVSMNPKVIFVNIFGGITRCDDVAQAILQVKRTQGIPVPLVVRLVGTNEKEGVRLLEQEGISAYSDMAPAAKRAVELAGEGR comes from the coding sequence GTGAAGCAATACGAATATATGGCCAAACTGGCGCTGAAGGCGCGGGGGATTCCGATTCCGCCGGGCCAAGTGGCGGATACACCCGAAGAAGCGCGGGCAGCGGTGGAGGCTATCGGGCCTGCCGCGTTAAAGGCGCAAGTCCTCGTGGGGGGACGAGGCAAGGCCGGCGGTATCCGGTTTGCCCAAACACCCCAAGAAGCCTATGATTTGGCCCGGGCCATGTTGGGGATGGATCTGAAGGGGTATACCGTCGAGCGGCTCTACGTAGAAGGGAAGCTCAGCATTGAACGGGAACTCTATATTTCGGTGACCACCGACCGGAACCGCAAAGTCCCGTTGGTGATGGCTTCCACCGCCGGCGGGATGGAAATCGAAGACGTGTCGGATGATCTCATCGTGCGCCAATGGGTGAATCCGCGGGTGGGGGTCATGCCTTACTTTGGGCGCGAGTTGGCACATAAGCTGGGGCTCGAGGGCACGTTAGCCCGAGAATTTGCCGACTTGGTGGTCAAACTCTACCAAATCTATCACCAAGAAGATGCCGAGTTAGTTGAGATTAACCCGTTGGCGGTCGTCAATGGGCATTTGGTGGCGGCCGACGCGCGGTTGAACCTGGATGACAGCGCTCTCTATCGGCATCCCGAAGTGACCCGCGTGGAGGAAGGGTCGGCGCTGGAGAAAAAAGTTCACGAGATCGGACTCGCGTACGTCGAGTTGGATGGCGACATTGCGATTATGGCGAACGGGGCGGGGATGGCGATGGCAACCGTCGACGCCATTCAATATTTTGGCGGCAAGCCGGCCAACTTTTTAGACGCCGGGGGCGGGGCGTCGGTTGAGCCGACAGCGCAAGCCCTGGGCGTTTTGGTCTCGATGAACCCTAAAGTGATTTTTGTCAACATTTTTGGCGGAATCACCCGGTGTGACGATGTCGCCCAGGCTATCCTGCAAGTCAAGCGGACTCAAGGCATTCCGGTGCCGCTGGTGGTCCGGTTGGTTGGCACCAACGAAAAGGAAGGGGTTCGGCTGTTGGAGCAAGAGGGCATTTCCGCGTATTCCGATATGGCACCGGCCGCGAAGCGGGCTGTTGAACTAGCAGGGGAGGGACGCTGA
- a CDS encoding succinyl-CoA synthetase, alpha subunit (PFAM: CoA binding domain; CoA-ligase~TIGRFAM: succinyl-CoA synthetase, alpha subunit~COGs: COG0074 Succinyl-CoA synthetase alpha subunit~InterPro IPR003781:IPR005811:IPR005810~KEGG: tmr:Tmar_1265 succinyl-CoA synthetase (ADP-forming) subunit alpha~PFAM: CoA-binding; ATP-citrate lyase/succinyl-CoA ligase~PRIAM: Succinate--CoA ligase (ADP-forming)~SPTR: Succinyl-CoA ligase [ADP-forming] subunit alpha;~TIGRFAM: Succinyl-CoA ligase, alpha subunit), giving the protein MAILLTKDTRIIVQGITGNQGQFHTQQMLAYGSHVVGGVSPGKSGQTVAGVPVFDTVEEAVEHTQATASIVFVPAPFAKDAAFEAMENGIRLLVMIPEHIPVQDSIDIVTRAAELGVTVIGPNTFGIISPGEQTKMGIMPNHIYQPGPIGVVARSGTLSYEIAFSLTNGGFGQTTVVGMGGDPVVGQTFISVLRHFKDDPATQAVVMVGEIGGSAEEEAAEYIKTLGKPVVAYLAGRAAPPGKRMGHAGAIIERGKGTLESKERALTQAGASVVTMPWQVADAVKEIMQGR; this is encoded by the coding sequence ATGGCCATCTTGTTAACCAAAGACACCCGGATTATCGTGCAGGGCATTACCGGCAATCAGGGGCAGTTTCACACCCAACAAATGTTGGCTTATGGATCGCACGTCGTTGGAGGGGTTTCGCCGGGCAAATCCGGCCAGACCGTGGCCGGGGTACCGGTATTTGATACCGTCGAAGAGGCCGTCGAACACACTCAGGCTACCGCCTCGATTGTGTTTGTGCCGGCGCCGTTCGCCAAAGATGCGGCGTTTGAAGCCATGGAAAACGGGATTCGGTTGTTGGTAATGATTCCCGAACATATCCCGGTGCAAGATTCCATCGATATCGTGACCCGGGCCGCGGAATTGGGGGTCACCGTCATTGGCCCCAATACCTTTGGGATTATTTCACCCGGGGAACAGACCAAGATGGGGATTATGCCGAACCACATTTATCAGCCGGGACCGATTGGGGTGGTTGCCCGCTCGGGCACTTTGAGCTACGAAATTGCCTTTAGCTTGACCAACGGCGGATTTGGGCAAACGACCGTCGTCGGTATGGGCGGGGATCCCGTCGTCGGCCAAACCTTTATCTCGGTCTTGCGCCACTTTAAGGACGATCCGGCCACCCAGGCCGTGGTGATGGTCGGCGAAATCGGCGGCAGTGCGGAAGAAGAAGCGGCCGAATACATTAAGACGTTGGGTAAGCCGGTAGTGGCTTATTTGGCGGGACGCGCGGCACCTCCCGGAAAACGGATGGGGCACGCGGGGGCCATCATCGAACGGGGCAAAGGGACCTTGGAAAGTAAGGAGCGGGCCTTGACTCAGGCCGGCGCCAGTGTCGTGACGATGCCATGGCAAGTGGCTGACGCCGTCAAAGAAATCATGCAGGGCCGTTAA
- a CDS encoding cytochrome c assembly protein (PFAM: Cytochrome C assembly protein~TIGRFAM: cytochrome c-type biogenesis protein CcsB~COGs: COG4137 ABC-type uncharacterized transport system permease component~InterPro IPR002541~KEGG: dak:DaAHT2_2551 cytochrome c-type biogenesis protein CcsB~PFAM: Cytochrome c assembly protein~SPTR: Cytochrome c-type biogenesis protein CcsB), translating to MTILMGLTGAGYLWAAVLSVAAFYDLRRMRWAEYGGVVGWLAQTAWLVARGVASHGFPFVTLYDWMGFFVWASVFVYGLVSRWNAWRIAGGFLFPIMFVVWLVSQTLNHRLGPLPTGLSGPWLDVHIALATLADVSFLLSAIFGIMYIEKERELKQKNVRVFYYRLPPLGELDQWSARLIGWGWPLFTLAMVTGAIWAKMVWGQYWSWSPKEVWSLLTWAVYAGYLAARWGLGWRGRRAAYFSMLAFLAVLVNFWVINLWFHGPHNYNV from the coding sequence GTGACCATTTTAATGGGTCTCACCGGCGCCGGATATTTATGGGCTGCGGTATTATCCGTGGCCGCTTTTTATGATCTCCGGCGCATGCGATGGGCAGAGTACGGGGGCGTCGTCGGCTGGCTGGCCCAAACCGCTTGGTTGGTGGCCCGCGGGGTGGCGAGTCACGGTTTTCCGTTTGTCACGCTATATGACTGGATGGGGTTTTTCGTATGGGCCTCGGTCTTCGTGTATGGCTTGGTCAGCCGATGGAACGCGTGGCGGATTGCCGGAGGGTTTTTATTTCCGATCATGTTTGTCGTCTGGCTCGTGAGCCAGACGCTCAATCATCGGTTAGGCCCCCTGCCGACCGGCTTAAGCGGTCCCTGGTTAGATGTCCATATTGCCTTGGCTACGCTGGCCGACGTCAGTTTTTTGCTTTCGGCGATTTTCGGTATTATGTACATTGAAAAGGAACGAGAATTAAAACAGAAAAACGTGCGGGTCTTTTATTACCGTTTGCCGCCGTTGGGCGAACTGGACCAATGGAGTGCCCGCCTTATCGGATGGGGCTGGCCCCTCTTTACGTTGGCCATGGTGACCGGCGCAATTTGGGCTAAAATGGTATGGGGTCAATATTGGAGTTGGAGTCCCAAGGAAGTGTGGTCGCTCTTGACCTGGGCCGTTTATGCGGGATATCTGGCCGCCCGGTGGGGGCTGGGATGGCGAGGCCGGCGGGCCGCATATTTTTCCATGCTCGCCTTCCTCGCGGTGCTGGTGAACTTTTGGGTCATCAATTTGTGGTTTCATGGCCCCCA
- a CDS encoding glutamyl-tRNA reductase (PFAM: Glutamyl-tRNAGlu reductase, N-terminal domain; Shikimate / quinate 5-dehydrogenase; Glutamyl-tRNAGlu reductase, dimerisation domain~TIGRFAM: glutamyl-tRNA reductase~COGs: COG0373 Glutamyl-tRNA reductase~HAMAP: Tetrapyrrole biosynthesis, glutamyl-tRNA reductase~InterPro IPR000343:IPR015895:IPR006151:IPR015896~KEGG: tmr:Tmar_1263 glutamyl-tRNA reductase~PFAM: Tetrapyrrole biosynthesis, glutamyl-tRNA reductase, N-terminal; Quinate/shikimate 5-dehydrogenase/glutamyl-tRNA reductase; Tetrapyrrole biosynthesis, glutamyl-tRNA reductase, C-terminal~SPTR: Glutamyl-tRNA reductase;~TIGRFAM: Tetrapyrrole biosynthesis, glutamyl-tRNA reductase), whose amino-acid sequence MIFDMLMENTWGTAESDTCYDRKRKNIVRNETGHTGIEVTGMRIQVVGLNHRQAPLVIRERVAFGPELLEAAYRRVHELRHQEGVVILSTCNRTEIYVAGEVELADILAWWEQLTGVPRGEFSDALLWYQGADAIRHVMRVAAGLDSKVLGETQILGQVKDAYHLAQRYGAVGRLHRVFHYALRAGKRAHAETDISKNALSLGYAIVELTRKVFGNLAPLTAVVIGTGETGELVARHLSAQGIGRLLLVNRTSARAQGLAEELGAEVWPFDNRLEALKEAQVVVSATSAQEPVITADMVRQAIAGHGQALRFFFDLAVPRDVEPEVGQLGENVFLYDIDDVQSVVRANLRHRQLEVAKVERLIEEEVKELENELGASQVGPVIRSLRQKAEAIRQAELAKALNRLPNLSEEEREVVAETTRLILNKFLNDAMVSMRQWGADEAKASYVEAVRELFRLTDEGDVAVTPE is encoded by the coding sequence ATGATTTTTGATATGCTAATGGAAAATACTTGGGGTACCGCGGAATCCGACACGTGTTATGATAGGAAACGAAAAAACATAGTCCGAAATGAAACCGGACACACTGGAATTGAGGTGACGGGGATGCGCATACAAGTGGTGGGATTGAATCACCGGCAAGCTCCCCTGGTCATTCGCGAGCGCGTGGCTTTTGGACCGGAATTGTTAGAAGCGGCCTATCGGCGGGTTCACGAATTGCGCCATCAAGAAGGCGTCGTAATATTGTCCACGTGCAACCGGACGGAAATCTATGTGGCCGGTGAGGTTGAGCTAGCCGACATTTTGGCTTGGTGGGAGCAACTGACCGGTGTTCCGCGTGGAGAATTTTCCGATGCCTTGTTATGGTACCAGGGGGCCGACGCGATTCGGCACGTCATGCGGGTGGCGGCCGGCTTGGACTCGAAAGTGCTGGGAGAAACCCAAATTTTGGGTCAGGTGAAAGATGCGTACCATTTGGCGCAACGTTATGGTGCGGTGGGTCGTCTGCACCGGGTGTTTCATTATGCGTTGCGGGCAGGCAAACGGGCGCATGCGGAAACCGACATTAGCAAAAATGCGTTGTCCTTAGGTTACGCGATTGTCGAACTGACCCGCAAAGTGTTTGGAAATCTGGCTCCGTTAACGGCCGTGGTGATTGGTACGGGAGAGACGGGAGAATTGGTGGCTCGCCATTTGTCGGCCCAAGGAATCGGTCGGCTCCTTCTCGTCAACCGGACCAGCGCACGAGCTCAGGGGTTGGCGGAAGAACTGGGAGCGGAAGTCTGGCCCTTCGACAACCGTCTTGAGGCGTTGAAAGAGGCACAAGTGGTGGTTTCCGCCACCAGCGCACAAGAGCCGGTGATAACCGCCGACATGGTACGGCAGGCCATCGCCGGGCACGGACAAGCATTGCGCTTTTTCTTCGATTTGGCGGTGCCGCGTGATGTGGAGCCGGAAGTCGGCCAGTTGGGCGAAAACGTGTTTTTGTATGATATTGATGATGTTCAGTCGGTTGTGCGGGCTAATTTACGCCATCGGCAGCTAGAAGTGGCCAAAGTCGAGCGGTTGATTGAAGAGGAAGTGAAGGAACTGGAAAACGAACTGGGCGCCAGTCAGGTGGGACCGGTGATTCGGTCCTTACGCCAAAAAGCGGAGGCCATCCGGCAGGCCGAGCTGGCCAAAGCGCTCAACCGATTGCCGAACCTGTCAGAGGAAGAACGGGAAGTGGTCGCCGAAACCACCCGTTTGATTCTCAATAAATTCTTAAACGATGCAATGGTGAGTATGCGTCAGTGGGGAGCCGACGAGGCGAAAGCGTCTTACGTGGAAGCGGTACGGGAATTGTTTCGGTTAACGGATGAGGGGGACGTGGCGGTCACCCCCGAGTAG